The Sminthopsis crassicaudata isolate SCR6 chromosome 5, ASM4859323v1, whole genome shotgun sequence genome contains the following window.
GCCTGCTTCCTGCTCAGGCCTAAACTGTGGGGAAGTTGGGGGTAAAACAGCCATTTATGTATTCAGCCGCCCAGGCAGAGGAGAATGGGGTCTCCACAGCCTGAAGAATGAAGACTCGACAGAACAAAGATTCAGTGAGTGACAGCTGAACTGGGGGTGTGGAAGTAAAAGAACTAGGGAGGCAAGAGAGTTTAGGGGTCAGGGAGGCAGGTTTGGGACTATGGGAATAAAGTGAGGGGGAGAGGCAAGGAATTTAACCTGGTCCCTTCTCTCCCTAAGATGTCAATGAGGAGTGGACGGAAGAAAGAGGCCCCTGGGCCAAGGGAAGAGCTGAGATTGAGAGGCCGGGCCTCCCCTGGTGGGGTCAGTACCTCCAGCAGTGATGGCAAAGCTGAGAAATCTAGGCAGACTGCCAAGGTATTCTGTCCCTGGGGCCCTCTggttgggggggtggggagggtagGAGGGAGGTGGTGTTCTTGCAAAGAGGAGGAGTCAGAGCCTGGGACTTGTAAGGTATAATACAAAAAGGGAATTATGGGATCTgagaagtggctctcttcaacagaaGGCCCGAGCAGAGGAGTGCTCCACCCCAAAGACCAGCAAGCAGGGTCGTAATGAGGAGATCTCAGAGAGTGAAGGCGAGGAGACCAGTGCACCCAAGAAGACCAAAACCGAGGTAGGAATCTACTTGCCATCATCTGACCCTCACTAGCTAGGTTACTCTCCTAGGTCCTCTTTGGTTCTCCTAAGGAACAGTCAACAAAATttaatccaacaaatatttattaaatccttcTAAATTCCAGGCTtcgagatacaaaggcaaaaacaaaagtcCCTGCCCTTTTGGCTGCATGGGGaaaggaacacacacacaaaaacttgTATGATGAAGATTGAGAGGGATAAAGTACAAACTGGTGGTGTGAGGAAGGAGGTAGCACCAGACTTGAGTCTCTGGGTAGATAAATGCTCCTcctcagaggaagaaatgatcAGATATATTCCAGGAATACTGAGGTGGAAGACAGGGAACAAAGGAGAACCCAGATAGCAACCTTACCCAACAGAGCCTGGCTTATTTTTCAGGTTCTCATTCTTTCCTTGGATGTGTGTATAAGTTTTTAAATTGAGAAGCTTTCCTAtgagaaataagagaatatttaaaAGGTTCCTTTCACATTTAGGTTGTTAGGATAACAAATTGAAGTGATCAtaaattaagtacctactatgtgtcagatctTGTTAGGGGTATTTCCAATTAGGAATACAACCAAACAATTCTTATTCTCAAGGGGTTTATGTCAAGTCTAAATTACATAAAAATGGAGTCATTAATAAAAGCTAATTTTGAAGGGTGGGCCCAGAGTTGGGAAAAGTTTCATATAAGTCAGTTGATTCTATGAGGAAAAGGAGCAAGAGAAAGGGGATCAGGGAAGaggataagcatttatatagtctaTGTGCCAGGTAAAAGATCTTTTacaactatctcatttgatttaaaaaaaataacttttacccTTGAGGCagacatgacttgcccagaatcgaacaacaagtatctgaggccagatttaaattcaagttgattccaggcccagtactctctTGTTAAGACAACAGAGACAGGAAGTGAAGTgacaaaggaggaagaaaggccACCTCGCTTATTAGATCTAAGACTGCAGGAGCAAGAGTGATGGACAAAGAGGTAGAAAAGAGAAGCCAGGGTCAGgtaatgaagagctttaaaaactaaacatgTTTAATCCTAGAGGAAATTGGAAGATACTGAAATGTATTGAGTAGGGCAGTGACGTGAATGGatcagagatgaagaaaaactacTTCAGGGACCTGGAATATACTGAATTGAGAAAGATTGAAGTGCATAAAGACATAAAAGAGAATGGCTATGATTTAACAAAGACAAGGAGCAGCTTGGGGAATAGGCAACCGAAGGACAGTTGATGGAGGGTAACCACTTCCTTTCCCTCCCAGCCGGAGCTGCCAAGGCCACAGTCGCCCTCTGATCTAGACAGCCTGGATGGTAGAAGTTTGAATGATGATGCCAGCAGTGACCCAAGGGACATTGACCAGGACAACCGAAGCACATCCCCTAGCATCTACAGCCCTGGAAGTGTGGAGAATGATTCTGACTCATCTTCTGGTTTATCCCAGGGTCCTGCCCACCCTTATCATCCACCCCCACTCTTTCCACCCTCTCCTCTACCCCCAGATAGCAACCCCCGTCCTCCAGAGCCTGGCTTTGAACCTCATTCCTCAGTGCCGGCCACTGACTACCACTCTACCATGGAGTCCCCAGGTCCTCGGATGTTCCAGGCCCCACCTGGACCCCCACCTCATGCACAGCTCTATTCTGGGGGATCTGGAGGGGGCATCTTGTCTGGGCCCCCATTAGGTCCCAAGGGAGGAGGGGCTGCCCCTCCTGTGGGGCCTTCTAGTGGAGCTAAGCAACACCCTCCACCTACTACTCCCATTTCCCTATCAGGCCCTGGATCAGGTGGACCACCTCCTAAACCACCTCCCACCCCTGGAGGGGTGGGTAATCCACCTCCAGCTCCCCCAGCCCCATTTCCCCATGTGGCCCCcaaccttccccctccccctgcccttaGGCCCCTCAATAATGCCCCTGCCTCATCTCCTGGCCTTGGGGTCCAGCCACTGCCTGGgcacctcccttccccccatgctATGGGGCAAGGCATGGGCGGACTGCCCCCTGGCCCTGACAAAGGCTCCAGCTTGGCTCCCTCCCCTCACCCCATCCCTCCCGTGTCTTCCTCTGCCCCAGCGCCCCCCCTGAGGTATCCTTACGGCTCCTCCTGCAATTCCGCTGCCTCTTCcagttcttcctcttcctcctcggGGCCCCCATACCCTGCCTCCCAGGCATTGCCCAGTTACCCGCACTCCTTCCCACCGCCTACCAGCATGTCCGTCTCCAGCCAGCCCCCCAAATATACCCAGCCATCGCTGCCCTCACAGGCCGTGTGGAGCCAGGGCCCCCCTCCGCCCCCTTACGGCCGACTCCTGCCCAACAACGGCAACGCCCACCCGGCCTCCTTCCCCGGGCCCAGCTCCGGCCAGGGGGGCGGCCACCCCCCGGGACCCCCGgcacaccaccaccaccagcagcagcagcagggccCGCCGCCTCCCCAGCAGCAACAGGCCGCACCACAGCAACAGCATCCCCCTCCGGGGGGTACCGCGACCCCGGCCGCCCCCGGGCCCTACCCGCACGGCCTTGAAGGCGGCTCCCATCACAGCCATCCTTATTCGCTGTCCCCGTCCCTGGGACCCCTGAGGCCATTCGCGCCCGGGCCGGCGCACCTACCCCCACCCCATGGCCAGGGCCCTGGCCCGGGCCCCTACGGTAGCCAGGCGGGCCCGGGCGGCGCCGCCGTGACGGCCGCCCCGTCCTCGTCTTCCTCTTCGTCCTCATCCTCATCCCAGGGGCCCTACCCTTGCTCGCACGCGTCGCCCTCCCAGGGCCCTGCCGGGACCGCCCCGTACGCCTTCCCGCCTGTCACCTCGGCCTCGGCCACGCTCTCCACGGTCATCGCCACCGTGGCCTCCTCCCCGGCCGGCTACAAGACGGCCTCTCCTCCCGGCCCTCCAAGCTACGCGAAGCGGGCCCCATCCCCGGGGTCTTACAAGACTTCCACGCCGCCCGGCTACAAGCCAGGCTCTCCCCCGGCTTTCCGTACGGGGACCCCGCCAGGCTACCGCGGGGCCTCGCCTCCCGCCGGTCCTGGGGCTTTCAAGCCGGGTTCCCCAGCCGTCGGGCCCCCCGGACTGCCCGCGCTACCCCCGGGCCCGGGCGCCGCCACAGTCGCCGCACCCCCGCTCAGCGCGGCCCAGATCAAGCAGGAGCCGGCCGAGGAGTACGAGGCCCCCGAGAGTCCCACGCCCCCAGCCCGAAGCCCCTCGCCCGCACCCAAGGTGGTGGACGTGCCCAGCCACGCCAGCCAGTCGGCCCGGTGAGCGGCGGGGCCGGGGCCGCGGTCAGCCCGAGAAAgaagaagggggggaggggatgtCTGATGTGGGGAAAGAATGCCTTGTGCAGTGCTTGGGGGCTGAGCCGCGCGCGTGCGCGCCTCCCCACCGCCCCACAGGTTCAACAAACACCTGGACCGCGGCTTCAACTCGTGCGCGCGCAGCGACTTGTACTTCGTGCCGCTCGAGGGTTCCAAGCTCGCCAAGAAGCGCGCGGACCTGGTGGAGAAGGTGCGGCGCGAGGCGGAGCAACGGGCGCGCGAGGAGAAGGAGCGCGAGCGGGAGCGGGAGCGCGAGAAAGAGCGCGAACGCGAGAAGGAGCGCGAGCTCGAACGCAGCGTGGTCAGTGGCTGACGCCCGCCAGGggctccctctttccctcccttccttgcgCGGGCtgggaaggggtgggggtggtTGGGAGGAGGGCGCCGGGGTCACACCGCCACCTGCAGGTGAGGAGGAACCACTGCAGCTCAGGAGATGGGATCTTTACACTCCCTAGACGAGGAGGAGCTCTTCTGCCTAGAGGTTGGGTCGGATCTGACCATCTGTGCTAGGTAGCGGGACGTTCTGGAGATAAGAGCGACTACGGGAGCTAGTGTTTATGGAGCTTTATAGGTTCCGACTCATTTGGTCTTCCAGGACCTCGGGAGGTGgatgttgttatccccattttaccgaGGAGCAGACTGAGGCCCCGGGTTAACTGCTTTGTGCAGGCCCCGCCCAGCTGTCCCCAGAGCCCCTTTCCTGGCGCTGTCCTTGAAGCAGCCCCACCGCGATCACTGCCAGCTCCGCCTTGGAGACGGTAGCAGTGATCGCCCGTTCGGTCCTGCTGGTGGTCAGTGTGGGGCCGGACCGACGGTGTATCCTTCCGGGGACTGGGAGTCCCAGGCACGTGAAACGGGGGTTTGGGAAGTCAGGCTCCCCGCCCGAAAGCGCCCCTCTCCTCCCTCACCGCTTTATCGTCTCCCCCGCAGAAGCTGGTTCAAGAGGGCCGAGCCCCAGTGGAGTGCCCGTCCCTGGGCCCCGTGCCGCACCGGCCTCCCTTCGAGCCCGGCAGTGCAGTGGCCACAGTGCCCCCTTACCTGGGGCCTGACACGCCCGCCCTGCGCACGCTCAGCGAGTATGCTCGGCCCCACGTCATGTCTCCCGGTAACCGGAACCACCCCTTCTATGTGCCCCTGGGTGCGGTGGACCCGGGGCTCCTGGGCTATAACGTCCCAGCCCTCTATAGCAGTGACCCGGCTGCTCGGGAACGGGAGCGTGAAGCCCGGGAGCGTGACCTTCGAGACCGCCTCAAGCCCGGCTTTGAGGTGAAGCCTGGAGAGTTGGAGCCTCTGCATGGGGTCCCTGGGCCGGGCTTGGATCCCTTTCCTCGGCATGGGGGTCTGGCCTTGCAACCCGCCCCACCTGGCCTGCACCCCTTCCCGTTCCACCCAGGCCTAGGGCCCCTAGAGCGGGAGCGGCTGGCTCTGGCAGCGGGGCCAGCCCTGCGGCCAGACATGTCCTATGCAGAGCGGCTAGCAGCTGAGAGGCAGCATGCAGAGAGGGTGGCGGCCCTGGGCAATGACCCCCTGGCCCGGCTGCAGATGCTCAATGTGACTCCCCATCACCACCAGCACTCCCACATCCACTCCCACTTGCATCTGCACCAGCAGGATGCCATCCATGCAGGTGAGCACGGTGCTCCGGACCTCTggtctcctcctcccctctcccgcTTCCTGCCCAGGGAGTGACCATCTCTCTACAGCCACACAACTCCCTCTCATGCTTTCTCCCGCCCTGGCACCTGCCGGGTTTAGTTCCCAGCCTTCGGCTCCATCCTTGTTCCCCACCCCCCATCCTCCCTGCACCCCGAAGGGCACTTCTATAAGAGTTTCTCTTAGCCGCTTTTATAAACCCATCCTCACTGGCTGATGAGAACCCAACTTTTCTTAATTTCCACTttttaaacataacttttatggatATTCTTTTGATTTCGTAGCCTTCCCTAAAAGCTATTCTGCCCTTCCCAACTgaacccttataacaaataatttccATAAGCAAAATAATGCAATACATTGGCCATGACTGAAAGCATATAAGTTATATGCTTTATTCAAACTTGGAGTCCACAGGGCTCTCTTCTGAGAGTCTGGAGACATCTCTTCCTGACTATCAATCtccactttcttttctctttcctatcaaTTTCAACAAGTTTGGTCAAGTTCTCAATGTGAACTATACTGGGAATATACCAGAAGATATGGATTCTCTTCCACTCCCTTAACCAAGATTATCAGTgattggggatggggtggggaactTTTGTGCTTAAGGGGCTAATATTACAGAGAAGAGTGAGGTTTTCGAGTTTCCCTTCTCTTGCTTCCAGCTGTCTCATCTTAAATCCCTGGTTGCAGCCTTTGTCCCTGCCCAGCTTGCCACTCCCTCCAGCCTGCCCATTAGCTTTGTCCCCTGTTCTGGCACGGTGGCCTTCCTAAGTCCCTTTTCTAAGCCCCCCTCCCCTTCCTATTTCACCctatttccatctctctctgggtctgtttctctctccttttccccttcctggCAGTTTTGCTTTCCAGGCCTCTTTTTTCACATGTCTCCTCTTCTAGTTAATCACTTTTCTTTCTCCGAGCCTGGCCTCTCCCTTTCTAGCTTTACCCCGACTCTTCTGGCACCTGGTGACTTCCTCTGGCTCAGTCTGATTGTGTGCCCCTCCTCTCTCCCTGTGTCTCCAGCCTCTGCCTCCGTGCATCCTCTTATCGACCCTCTGGCCTCAGGGTCCCATCTTACCCGGATCCCCTACCCGGCTGGGACCCTCCCGAACCCCCTCCTGCCTCACCCCCTGCATGAGAATGAGGTTCTCCGTCACCAGCTCTTCGGTAAGGAAGCTCGGcatggggagaggaagagggaccGAGAGAAGGAATGGGGAAAGCTAAAGCTGACAAGAAGAGCAGAAGAAATACTTGGAGGCGATGGGGGCAGTATGGGGACAAGCCAGCTGACGGctatttcccctcttctccttcccactTTCTTCTGTCTAGCCACCCCCTATCGGGACCTGCCAGCCTCACTCTCAGCCCCCATGTCGGCGGCCCACCAGCTGCAGGCCATGCATGCGCAGTCTGCCGAGTTGCAGCGCCTGGCTCTGGAGCAGCAGCAGTGGCTACATGCGCACCACCCCCTGCACAGCGTGCCGCTGCCTGCCCAGGAGGACTATTACAGGTACACAGTGCGGGCGGGGCCTTGGGGCTGGTGGGGACTGGGGCTCCCGACCCTGGAGAGCAGCGGGGTGCTCCAGTCAGCACCATTTGTAAACACTCACTGACTTCCGGAACCTGCCAAGCCCCGGGCCACCAGGAGAGGCAAAAGCAGCCCTTCACCTCCAGGGAGGTCACAGTCAGATACCTTTCAAACTAGTCTGATTTATCCCCTCTGTCCCAGCAAAGATTCTTATGTGAGTGAACCCCCAGAAATTAGTCGTGCTCACAAGAGCTGCCAGTCTGGATCCCTGCTGCCCATCTATCAGGAGAAAGGGGGCCACCATCTCCCCCTCCTTTCAGCTAAGCATCTGAACCTCCAGATCCCCCCATACTTCTCCACACATGTCCCTCCCTACCTGAGGGTAACTCATTGttttctctgtttcccattcctTGCCTCTCCTGTTCCTTTCCTTACCCCATTTTCAGTCATCTGAAGAAGGAAAACGACAAGCCTCTGTAGAGCACCAGCTGTATACCCTTGTGATGGGACCAGCAGGAGGGGAGGAGAGCCTTCTCTGGCAGAGCCAGGCAGTGCCAGAGGCGCCCCCCCCCCGAAAATGAAGAAGCCCAGCCAAGAGAGAAGACAGAAGTTGGAGGGGGTGGCCCTGGCTGAGGCAGGGGTAGCTGGGGGGAGAGGTGTGGTGAGAGGCAAACGCGCACAGTAGAACGGGCCAGGATTCCCCTTCCTTGTTTCTCCTGCCCCTCCCAGCTTTCTGGGGGGGAGCAGttgccccctcctctcctcctccccttctttggTGTGATTATTTCATCTGTTAGACGTGGCTGTTTTGCGTAGCATCGTGTGCTGCCCCGCCCCTTCCCCAACCTGTGTGCAGCGCGCCTCCCCTATTGTATACCCCCCACAATTCCTCCCCCacattaataatttatatatatataaatatctatatgccactctttaaaaaaaaaaaaggccccaaccaaaaccaaacaacaaaaaaatcctcaCAACCCCCTAGGATGCCTAAGGCTGATTATTTGAGGGCCTGGGGGTGGGGTGATGGGCTGTCACGTGGGAGCGGACTGGACGTCGGACGATGCCGGAGGTGGGGACGGGCTAGCGCTGTTGTTACAGGGTTCTTTTCTTCACtacaaaaaaaagtcactttgagAGGGCTTTCAGAAGGACGTTTAGGTCAGCAGAGGCCCGGGGCGGGAGGTCTATCGGATGACCACcagttttcccttttgcttttctcaaaaaaaaaaaaaaaaaaaaagagaatctagATCAGGAAACGGGCCCTGAGAAGGTCAGCGGCAATGCCTGCAATTGCACGCCCCCAGCTTGGGGGGGAAGGCTGTGGCTCCCGCCCCACTGAAGGCTGGCGGGTggaatggggtgggggaagggcccCGACGCGCCAGGGTCCACGGCGAAGACTCTCCTGGCGCCGGAGTAAAAAGGGTTGGGAAGCGCTGTTGGAAGAACGATGTCCACACAAATATCGATTAGTTTTCCTGAAGCCGGCCACGCAGCACCCCGAGTTCGGGGTCAGAAAGCAACGAGCCCAAAGCAAAAGTTTGGCGAGCTTGCCAGCCTCCCCAGGATTACTAAGGCTGCTTTTCTCCCAGCCTTTCCGTGACGCGTTTGCCTTCTGACTCGAGGGGGTGTGCCTGGACTCTTTATCCAATCAACACCAAGAGTATTTGCATAGAATTTAATCAAAACTTTAATGACTTTGGAAAGCTAACGTAGGTGTATTACCTTAATTCAAGGTCCTAGTAGGCAGAGCTACATTATTCCTACATAATTTAGGGAAGGAGAAGATTTGAATAACGGCTCCCTCTCCTCACCCTCATCGAAAGTGGAGTCCCTTAATACCCTCAACTCACTGCCGACCTTAGTCCGGCAGTGTTACAGCTCTTTTAGAATTTGTCTAGTAGGTTTTCCGGTATTTGCCGGAAAGCCCTTGATTTACGTTTACGGAAAGAGTCTCCATTTGCAAGGATTCAGAGCTACTTGATGGCTTGTTGCTAGGTAGCCGGGCTCGTGGGTAGAAGCTGCACTTATTTCTGCTTCCGCCCTGCAAGCCCGGTAGCTGGTAACAAATTCGCTGCGTGTAGGCCTTGGATGCTGATGCGTAGCTTCCGGGACCGGAAGGCACTTTCCTCTGTCGGAGCGTCGCGACCGCGGCTCTTGGAAGCCAGTGTCTAGCGTGCAACCCTTGTTCGTGGCCCATGGCGTCGGGTCCCGCGCAACCCGCGGCCTTGAGCGCCGAGCAGGCTAAGGGTGAGCGCGATTCTCCATTGGCCCGTAGTGGCTAAAGAGGAgcggggaaagggaaggaaaatctATGGAATTTATCCAAGTGGAGGCCCTGCCGGATAGGGGGAGTGGGGTGAGGGGTGGTATAGTAGGGACTCACTCAGTCTCTGAGTTTTTCGAAGCTCTTTGCATTTGCCCTCGGCTGTGGAAGGGGAGTGGTTGTGGGGGGTAACCCTTGCTGGGGGGAGTAGTTGGGTTTGCCTCCTGCCTCCTTCTTACCGTCCTTGCTGCTCTCTGCCCTTCTCTCCCTGCgcatccttcctccccctccgCGCCCCTCCACCCTTTATGCACCTGGGTCGGGGCAGTGGTCCTGGCTGAGGTCATCCAGGCGTTCGCAGCCCCGGAAAACGCCGTACGTATGGAAGAGGCTCGGGACAATGCTTGCAATGACATGGGCAAGATGCTGCAGTTCGTGCTTCCCGTGGCTACGCAGATCCAGCAGGAGGTCCTCAAAGCCTACGGCTTCAGCTGCGATGGGGAAGGTGGGGCTGCCTAGGCCTGGCCTGTCCGCATCGGGGTGGGAATGGAGTGCGGTGCTGGGGCGCGCGGAGGTGGGGGGGTGCTCCGAAAATTGAATTAGTTATTCTAGGCCGGTGATTTTATTTGTTCGGGGCGCTCCACCAGTGCCGAGTCGTCCCTCCCTAGCTACTCCATCTTCGATGCCTGAGGGCAGTAAACTCCGGGAAAAAACCTACGCTGGGGTCGCCCGACAGGTCTGCAACGTTCCTGAAGCAGAATACGAACCCCAGGTCTTTCAGATTTTCGGGCCTGTCTCTTTCCACGATTGGCTTTCgtttacttaattatttattttttttgaaaatacttCTAAAcgaaaattattttaagaacaataaGTATACTTTAATTAGATTACAGCTTTTTAAAAGAAGGCGCAAAATGCGTTCTCCATATGATAGCACACCCAAGTTAATGGTGGAATGGGGGTAGAGAGGAGGGGCGTGGGAGCTGATCTGCTTGAAAATGTTGTCCCCTCTTCGGACACGCGGGGGCAGCCAGGATTGGAGctcaaattttcctttccccttcaccTCGGTTTGGTTTCTAGATTCTAGATTCGGCAGCCAGGTTCAGCCAACCTAGACCTTGGCCCTAAAAGATTGGGAGGTGAGATGTGCAAAATGAGAGATAATTCCCTGATCGATACACAGGTGGAATagaggtttgtgtgtgtgttcgaATCCATTCCTACTTCCCTGCACCAGGATGCTCCATTCAGTTGttaatttttccctttaaggGAAAATTAGTCACTTCCCACAAGAGTTTAGGAATCTCTTCACTTCTGGGCTACGTAGGATATGGAACAGGAAGTGACTTGGTCTAATCTCCACCCCTTTGGAGGTGGAGAAGGGATGATGAAAGCTTGTAATGCATTGTGGGGTGTGACCCTGCCAGCTACTACTCTGTCTGTCAGGGCTCTGCAGACATTTAAGTGACTGGGGAAAAGCCAGAGGAGATGGTTTACTATTTCACATAGCTGCCTCCAATCTATAAGAGAAGCCAGTGTGTGGACAGGAATTATGAGCTTgacttctctcttatttttagGTGTCCTGAAGTTTGCCAGACTGGTGAAGTCCTATGAAGCTCAAGATCCTGAGATTGCCAGCTTATCTGGGAAGTTGAAGGCCCTGTTTCTGCCCCCTATGACTCTGCCCCCCCATGGGCCTGGATTAGGGGGCAGTGTGGCAGCCTCCTGAGGGAATACCCGCCCCAACATAACTTGTTTGGAGGGGAGGCACGCCAGTCATCCCGAACTGCTGATGTCCCCTGGAGGATAATAAATATTGCTAATTCTTGGTCTCACTGTCTGGCCAGTTGTTACTGTACAATTTCTTAGGCTTGCTCACTTGAGTGACTTCTACattcaaacaaaaaaacttgCTGAGTCTTTCCTGCTCACCCCCAACTCCCTGATACATATATTcgattcaattcagtaaacatttattaagcacttgcccagtgccaggcactgtgctaaataagcactgggaatttaaaaaaaggggagggggggaagtccctgccttcaaggagtttataatctaatggtgGAGATAAATGCAAACCAATATCAACAAAGTCCAGGGTCAATAGGAAGTAATTAAAATGACCACTTAGGAACACATTAATGAATCACAGTACAGAGAAAAGCAGAGTTCTCCTAGGAAAAGAAGCAGGACCTTATTCCCATCCGATCGATTTATTATTCCCCTAGGTATGCGTTGATTAAACCCTGTTCTGGAAAAATAGATTGAAATCTTTGTGGAAAAAAGCATCAGGCTGAGGTAGATTACAGGTAGAGTGGAGAATGAAGTAGATGTAGAATTGCAGAACCTATGTTTGGACTCTAACTGCTATTTAACTGCAAATTTAAGCCATCTTCTCAAATCTGGGCCTCAGTGTTTCCATCTGCACTATAAGAAAATTGGGTTAGAAGATTTCTGAAGTtcaattccagctctaaatcttaaaATGGAcccttagtttttgttttttgaacatGCTTCCCCTCTCTCCTACCTTAGTTCCTTCAGGTAGGGATGAAAATTCAAGGTGACTTCCTTGTATTACCTTGGCTTTCCCCCAAGTCCTTTCTCAATCCCCAGTGGATCTGTCCtacaggaggaaggaaaaagcgGAAGGAGTCAAGCCAGGATTTGTAGGTGATTCAGAGAAAACCTGCCCAGGTAGGGCGGTCCCTGCACCTGCTCCGCCCCCGGACACGGGTCCCCTCTCGGAATCATTAACTTAGTGGGCTGTCTTTGTGCTGCCACTGCCCCCACCTGGGATGGATTAGGAAATCTCCAGTTTTCCGGATTAACTCTTTTACCTGGACTAGCAGGCCTGTGTGGGCTGTACTAGTCACTGAGCTCAGTGACCTCACCTGGCCCCGGCTCTGGCTGCCCACTCAGACCCAGCTTTTGGGGGAGATGCTGTCCGCGGGGTAAGTCCCCCTGTCCCTGGCCCCCTCCAGCTTCTACCATTTGGGCTTGAGTACTGTTAGAATCGATGAAGCAAGGGAGGAAAGGTATTGTCACCCAGAGGAAGAGGAATTCAAGAGGTGGGGGAATAGAGAGGGAGCAGGTCTTAATTTTCTAGGTGGTGGTGGTCAGCACAGACTGGTCATTAAGTAGCTGATATGCTTTGTACTGGGATACtttatttgagaaaaaagaaaggggaagttggatttttgctttttagagaTTTGTATTCACATATCCCCTCTGGCTTTGCCTCaatatacctcagtttcctccccccAACTCCTGTCCTCCATACAAAACAATGGTTACTAAACTTTAATGTAAGctaggagaaaagaggaaggggaaatacATAGTTTAACTTTGATAACTTTTATGACAtcttttttgccagtctaacttccTATTTCTTTCCCCAAATATGAGTGTTTCTCAGGACTCAAGCATTCAGATTCctggttttatttttctagttccatCCACCCATTCATTCATCTTACCTGTGTagcttttgtctctttttttctaggggagggggggcaCTCCTCAAATCTATGATCTCCTGATGTCTCTAAAGCTTCCTGAGCATCTCCACCAGAAACTGTCCCCCAAATTAAACTTCTTTCTATCATTCTTCCAGGCACTTAAGCTCAAAATCTCAGAATCATCTTTTGATTCCTCCTCCCCTGGGCTTTGAATAGTAACAATCTCCTTtcggtgtttttttgtt
Protein-coding sequences here:
- the ATN1 gene encoding atrophin-1, with amino-acid sequence MKTRQNKDSMSMRSGRKKEAPGPREELRLRGRASPGGVSTSSSDGKAEKSRQTAKKARAEECSTPKTSKQGRNEEISESEGEETSAPKKTKTEPELPRPQSPSDLDSLDGRSLNDDASSDPRDIDQDNRSTSPSIYSPGSVENDSDSSSGLSQGPAHPYHPPPLFPPSPLPPDSNPRPPEPGFEPHSSVPATDYHSTMESPGPRMFQAPPGPPPHAQLYSGGSGGGILSGPPLGPKGGGAAPPVGPSSGAKQHPPPTTPISLSGPGSGGPPPKPPPTPGGVGNPPPAPPAPFPHVAPNLPPPPALRPLNNAPASSPGLGVQPLPGHLPSPHAMGQGMGGLPPGPDKGSSLAPSPHPIPPVSSSAPAPPLRYPYGSSCNSAASSSSSSSSSGPPYPASQALPSYPHSFPPPTSMSVSSQPPKYTQPSLPSQAVWSQGPPPPPYGRLLPNNGNAHPASFPGPSSGQGGGHPPGPPAHHHHQQQQQGPPPPQQQQAAPQQQHPPPGGTATPAAPGPYPHGLEGGSHHSHPYSLSPSLGPLRPFAPGPAHLPPPHGQGPGPGPYGSQAGPGGAAVTAAPSSSSSSSSSSSQGPYPCSHASPSQGPAGTAPYAFPPVTSASATLSTVIATVASSPAGYKTASPPGPPSYAKRAPSPGSYKTSTPPGYKPGSPPAFRTGTPPGYRGASPPAGPGAFKPGSPAVGPPGLPALPPGPGAATVAAPPLSAAQIKQEPAEEYEAPESPTPPARSPSPAPKVVDVPSHASQSARFNKHLDRGFNSCARSDLYFVPLEGSKLAKKRADLVEKVRREAEQRAREEKEREREREREKEREREKERELERSVKLVQEGRAPVECPSLGPVPHRPPFEPGSAVATVPPYLGPDTPALRTLSEYARPHVMSPGNRNHPFYVPLGAVDPGLLGYNVPALYSSDPAAREREREARERDLRDRLKPGFEVKPGELEPLHGVPGPGLDPFPRHGGLALQPAPPGLHPFPFHPGLGPLERERLALAAGPALRPDMSYAERLAAERQHAERVAALGNDPLARLQMLNVTPHHHQHSHIHSHLHLHQQDAIHAASASVHPLIDPLASGSHLTRIPYPAGTLPNPLLPHPLHENEVLRHQLFATPYRDLPASLSAPMSAAHQLQAMHAQSAELQRLALEQQQWLHAHHPLHSVPLPAQEDYYSHLKKENDKPL
- the C5H12orf57 gene encoding protein C10; its protein translation is MASGPAQPAALSAEQAKVVLAEVIQAFAAPENAVRMEEARDNACNDMGKMLQFVLPVATQIQQEVLKAYGFSCDGEGVLKFARLVKSYEAQDPEIASLSGKLKALFLPPMTLPPHGPGLGGSVAAS